The DNA sequence GGTAAGAACGAAGCCCGGCGGCTGCGGGTCCAGCAGCGAATCCCCGCCGTGGTGTATGGCACCGGCAAAGACGCCGTGGCCGTGACGGTCAGCCCCAAGGAAGTGAACAAAATTCTGCACTCCGGTTCGGGCGTCAACACGATTTTCAACGTCGACATCTCGGGCGTGGAAAGCACGCCGGTCATGGTCGTCGATTGGCAGCACGATCCGGTGAAGAACAACCTGCTTCACGTGGACATGCTGCGCATCGACCTCAGCAAGCGGCTTCGGGTGAAGGTGCCCGTTCATCCGCTGGGCGATCCGAAGGGCGTCAAGGCCCAGGGTGGTCTGCATGAGATCGTGTCGCGTGAAATCGAGGTCGAGTGCTTGCCGGATGACATTCCGGAGAAGTTCGATATCGACGTAACGCACCTGATGCTGGGTGACGCGCTGCGCGCCAGCGATCTGCCTCTCACGGGTTCGATGAAGCTGGTGAATGCGCCTGATCAGGTTGTTTCCCACGTCGTCGCGGCTCGTGGCGGCGCTGAGACCACTGAGGACGAAGCTGCCAAGACGGCCGAGCCCGAAGTGATCAAGAAGGGCAAGAAGGAAGACGAAGCGGCGCCGGCTGCCGACGCGAAGAAGAAGAAGTAAGACACATTGCCGGGGATTGACGTTCCGGCGGAGTGAGCTGCATGGCTCCTTGCGCCGGAACAGTCGCC is a window from the uncultured Paludibaculum sp. genome containing:
- a CDS encoding 50S ribosomal protein L25; the encoded protein is MRKDITIAAEPRSSRGKNEARRLRVQQRIPAVVYGTGKDAVAVTVSPKEVNKILHSGSGVNTIFNVDISGVESTPVMVVDWQHDPVKNNLLHVDMLRIDLSKRLRVKVPVHPLGDPKGVKAQGGLHEIVSREIEVECLPDDIPEKFDIDVTHLMLGDALRASDLPLTGSMKLVNAPDQVVSHVVAARGGAETTEDEAAKTAEPEVIKKGKKEDEAAPAADAKKKK